A window from Actimicrobium sp. CCC2.4 encodes these proteins:
- a CDS encoding DUF971 domain-containing protein, producing MTGSKQSAPKASPTGLTVHRKSRLLEIGFDDGQNFSLPFELLRVYSPSAEVRGHGPGQETLQTGKRDIDITGLEPIGNYAVQAQFSDSHDTGIYSWEYLHWLGENQPALWDDYLARLQAAGHEGESGRDVIAAPKKASGKSCG from the coding sequence ATGACAGGCTCCAAACAATCCGCACCGAAAGCCAGTCCGACCGGACTGACCGTGCACCGCAAGTCCCGCTTGCTGGAAATCGGCTTTGACGATGGCCAGAATTTTTCATTGCCGTTCGAACTGCTGCGCGTGTATTCGCCGTCGGCCGAAGTGCGTGGACACGGTCCCGGCCAGGAAACTTTGCAGACCGGCAAACGCGACATCGATATCACCGGACTCGAGCCGATCGGCAATTACGCGGTGCAAGCGCAGTTTTCGGATTCGCATGACACCGGGATTTATTCCTGGGAGTACCTGCACTGGCTGGGCGAGAATCAGCCCGCCCTATGGGACGATTACCTGGCGCGTCTGCAGGCCGCCGGTCATGAAGGCGAGAGCGGCCGCGATGTGATCGCTGCGCCCAAAAAAGCCTCCGGCAAAAGCTGCGGGTAA
- the ubiE gene encoding bifunctional demethylmenaquinone methyltransferase/2-methoxy-6-polyprenyl-1,4-benzoquinol methylase UbiE, with protein sequence MTNTTHFGYQTVDEQDKVHKVAEVFHSVAAKYDVMNDLMSVGLHRLWKTFTIAQAGIRPGFKVLDIAGGTGDLAKAFAAKAGSTGEVWLTDINESMLRVGRDRLLNNGLSTPTLLCDAEKLPFPDNYFDRVSVAFGLRNMTHKDVALTEMRRVLKPGGKLLVLEFSKVATALQKPYDVYSFSVLPWLGQRIAGDADSYRYLAESIRMHPDQETLKTMMQEAGFGRVDYFNLTAGVAALHTGIKF encoded by the coding sequence ATGACCAACACCACGCACTTCGGTTATCAAACCGTCGACGAACAAGACAAGGTCCACAAGGTGGCCGAAGTATTTCATTCGGTCGCCGCTAAGTACGATGTCATGAATGACTTGATGTCGGTCGGGCTGCATCGACTCTGGAAGACGTTCACGATTGCCCAGGCAGGCATCCGTCCCGGTTTTAAGGTGCTCGATATCGCGGGTGGTACCGGCGACCTGGCCAAGGCATTCGCCGCCAAGGCCGGCTCGACCGGTGAAGTCTGGTTGACCGATATCAATGAATCGATGCTGCGGGTCGGGCGTGACCGGCTCTTGAACAATGGCTTGTCGACCCCAACCTTGCTGTGTGACGCCGAGAAGTTACCGTTTCCTGACAATTACTTCGACCGGGTCAGCGTCGCATTTGGCTTGCGCAACATGACCCACAAGGATGTCGCGCTGACCGAGATGCGGCGGGTACTCAAGCCTGGCGGAAAGCTGCTGGTGCTGGAGTTCTCTAAGGTCGCGACCGCGTTGCAGAAACCTTATGATGTCTACTCGTTTTCCGTGTTGCCCTGGCTGGGTCAACGCATTGCCGGCGATGCCGACAGTTACCGCTATCTGGCCGAATCGATCCGCATGCACCCGGATCAGGAAACCCTGAAGACGATGATGCAGGAGGCCGGTTTCGGTCGGGTCGATTACTTCAATCTCACAGCAGGTGTGGCTGCACTTCACACCGGTATCAAATTCTAG
- a CDS encoding YqaA family protein, translating to MIENATLWLLAAIAAPAVGLTSVFVISFVSATLLPLGSEPAVFAVIKANPALFWPTILVATCGNTLGGIVDYWMGYGAKKALSNERYGSWMRWVQHFGAKTMLLSWLPVVGDPLCTLGGWARLPFWPCVFYMAAGKFLRYLAATTVLLTVPDDWWRQIGSWF from the coding sequence ATGATAGAAAACGCCACGCTGTGGTTGCTTGCCGCCATTGCTGCTCCTGCAGTTGGCCTGACATCGGTATTCGTGATCAGCTTTGTGTCGGCCACCTTGCTGCCGCTCGGTTCGGAACCGGCCGTGTTTGCGGTGATCAAGGCCAATCCGGCACTGTTCTGGCCAACGATCCTGGTGGCCACCTGCGGCAATACGCTGGGCGGCATTGTCGATTACTGGATGGGTTACGGTGCCAAGAAAGCTTTGTCGAACGAGCGTTACGGGAGCTGGATGCGCTGGGTCCAGCATTTCGGCGCAAAGACGATGCTGCTGAGCTGGTTGCCGGTGGTCGGGGACCCGTTGTGCACGCTGGGTGGCTGGGCCCGCCTGCCGTTCTGGCCCTGTGTTTTTTATATGGCGGCCGGTAAATTTTTGCGCTACCTGGCGGCGACCACGGTGCTGCTAACCGTGCCGGATGACTGGTGGCGTCAAATCGGTAGCTGGTTCTGA
- a CDS encoding DUF3683 domain-containing protein translates to MNAPAQIQSLLADSGHAAAASRLREIPYNYTSFSDREIVIRLLGEDAWSLLDELRGARQTGRSARMLYEVLGDIWVVRRNPYLQDDMLDNPKRRQALVDALNHRLGEVDKRRITTDLAEAGDAVALRRSANVEALLRAARKAVADFGDEFKHTFDLRKRTNKVLSRYTQKDNIKFDGLSRVSHVTDATDWRVEYPFVVLTPDSENEMAGLVKGCIELGLTIIPRGGGTGYTGGAIPLTPLSAVINTEKLEQLGAVEMTRLPGVDRDYATIYSGAGVVTKRVADAAEKAGFVFAVDPTSAEASCIGGNVAMNAGGKKAVLWGTALDNLASWKMVDPNGDWLEVTRIGHNLSKIHDAPMATFELVWTHPAEHGVVTAPFKTETLNIPGRSFRKEGLGKDVTDKFLSGLPGIQKEGCDGLITSARWILHKMPKHTRTICLEFFGQAREAIPSIVEIKDYLDGETRKGGAILAGLEHLDERYLRAVGYTTKSKRGVLPKMVLFGDIVGDDDVAVAQAASEVVRMANKHVGEGFVAVSPEARKKFWLDRARTAAIARHTNAFKINEDVVIPLNRMGEYTDGIERINIELSIKNKLQLVEALGEFFEKGNLPLGKSDDGDAIPPTEMLEDRVTEAQALLDATHARWTYVLANLDRPLVEAKAELVALGLQKLSAAFDERLLQQPAATVFDLAQDRTIRISWKAEVRAPLRLSFSGAAFKPILDECAAVHKRILRGRVFVALHMHAGDGNVHTNLPVNSDHYEMLQDAHAAVARIMILARSLDGVISGEHGIGITKLEFLTHDEIKDFRAYKMRVDPEGRFNKGKMMDLPGIDADLRNAYTPSFGLMGHESLIMQQSDIGAISTSIKDCLRCGKCKPVCATHVPRANLLYSPRNKILATSLLVEAFLYEEQTRRGISIKHWEEFEDVADHCTVCHKCLTPCPVDIDFGEVSMNMRNLLRKMNKKSFNAGTTASMFFLNATDPATINATRQVMIGWGYKAQRLGNNILQKFAKKQTKAPPSTHGKAPIREQVIHFINKKMPGNLPKKTARALLDIEDDKIVPVIRDPKNTTADTEAVFYFPGCGSERLFSQVGLATQAMLWHAGVQTVLPPGYLCCGYPQRGSGDFDKAEKIITDNRVLFHRMANTLNYLDIKTVVVSCGTCYDQLQGYEFEKIFPGCRIIDIHEFLLEKNVKLEGVTGTRYMYHDPCHSPMKLQDPLKTVNSLITTIDDQKIEKNDRCCGESGTLAVARPDISTQIRFRKEEEMVKGVDKVRADGFTGEVKILTSCPSCLQGLSRYDEDSGTDADYIVVEMARHILGPNWMPEYVARANAGGIERILV, encoded by the coding sequence ATGAACGCCCCGGCGCAAATTCAATCTCTCCTGGCGGACAGCGGCCATGCTGCTGCCGCTTCACGGTTGCGTGAAATTCCGTATAACTACACCTCGTTTTCCGACCGAGAAATCGTCATTCGCCTGCTCGGTGAAGATGCCTGGAGCCTGCTCGACGAATTGCGCGGGGCCCGCCAGACCGGTCGCTCGGCGCGCATGCTCTATGAAGTGCTGGGCGATATCTGGGTGGTGCGTCGCAATCCCTACCTGCAAGACGATATGCTCGACAATCCGAAGCGCCGCCAGGCACTGGTCGATGCACTGAACCACCGGCTGGGCGAAGTCGACAAACGCCGCATTACGACTGATCTGGCCGAAGCCGGCGACGCCGTCGCGCTGCGCCGCAGTGCCAATGTCGAAGCGCTGCTGCGCGCGGCGCGCAAGGCGGTCGCTGATTTCGGCGATGAATTCAAGCACACCTTCGACCTGCGCAAGCGCACCAACAAAGTCCTGTCACGCTACACCCAGAAAGACAACATCAAGTTCGACGGCCTCTCGCGCGTCTCGCATGTCACCGATGCGACCGACTGGCGCGTCGAATATCCGTTCGTGGTCCTCACGCCGGACTCCGAAAACGAAATGGCCGGCCTCGTCAAAGGCTGCATCGAGCTCGGTCTGACCATCATCCCGCGCGGCGGCGGCACCGGCTACACCGGCGGCGCGATTCCGCTAACGCCATTGTCGGCGGTCATCAACACTGAAAAACTCGAGCAGCTGGGCGCCGTCGAAATGACGCGCCTGCCCGGCGTCGACCGCGATTACGCGACGATTTATTCCGGCGCCGGCGTGGTCACCAAGCGCGTTGCCGATGCCGCCGAAAAAGCCGGCTTCGTCTTCGCGGTCGACCCGACCTCGGCCGAAGCCTCGTGCATCGGTGGCAATGTCGCGATGAACGCCGGCGGCAAGAAAGCCGTCCTGTGGGGCACCGCGCTCGACAATCTCGCCAGCTGGAAAATGGTCGATCCGAATGGCGACTGGCTCGAAGTCACCCGCATCGGCCACAACCTGAGCAAGATCCACGATGCGCCGATGGCGACCTTCGAACTGGTCTGGACCCATCCGGCCGAACATGGCGTGGTCACTGCGCCATTCAAGACCGAGACGCTGAACATCCCCGGCCGCTCATTCCGCAAGGAAGGTCTCGGCAAGGACGTCACCGACAAGTTCCTGTCCGGCCTGCCGGGCATCCAGAAAGAAGGTTGCGATGGCCTGATCACGTCGGCGCGCTGGATCCTGCACAAGATGCCCAAGCACACGCGCACCATCTGCCTTGAATTTTTCGGCCAGGCGCGCGAAGCGATTCCATCGATCGTCGAGATCAAGGATTACCTCGATGGCGAGACCCGCAAAGGCGGCGCCATCCTGGCCGGTCTCGAACATCTGGATGAGCGCTATTTGCGCGCGGTCGGTTACACCACCAAATCCAAGCGCGGCGTGCTGCCGAAAATGGTGCTGTTCGGCGATATCGTCGGTGATGACGATGTGGCTGTCGCGCAAGCGGCGTCCGAAGTCGTGCGCATGGCCAACAAGCATGTCGGTGAAGGCTTCGTTGCCGTCAGTCCGGAAGCGCGCAAGAAATTCTGGCTCGACCGCGCCCGCACGGCCGCCATTGCCCGCCACACCAACGCGTTCAAGATCAACGAAGACGTCGTCATTCCATTGAACCGGATGGGCGAATACACCGACGGCATCGAGCGCATCAACATCGAGCTGTCGATCAAGAACAAGCTGCAGCTGGTCGAAGCGCTCGGCGAGTTTTTCGAGAAAGGCAATCTGCCACTCGGCAAGAGCGATGACGGCGATGCGATTCCGCCGACCGAAATGCTGGAAGACCGCGTCACCGAAGCGCAAGCCTTGCTCGACGCGACCCATGCGCGCTGGACTTATGTGCTGGCCAACCTCGACCGTCCGCTGGTCGAGGCCAAGGCCGAACTGGTCGCGCTGGGCTTGCAGAAACTGTCGGCGGCCTTCGATGAACGCCTGCTGCAGCAACCTGCCGCCACCGTCTTCGACCTGGCGCAGGACCGCACCATCCGCATCTCGTGGAAGGCCGAAGTGCGCGCGCCATTGCGCCTGTCGTTCAGCGGTGCGGCCTTCAAGCCCATCCTCGACGAGTGCGCCGCAGTCCACAAACGCATCCTGCGTGGCCGCGTCTTCGTGGCGCTGCACATGCATGCGGGCGACGGCAACGTGCACACCAACTTACCGGTCAATTCCGACCACTATGAAATGCTGCAGGATGCCCACGCTGCGGTTGCTCGGATCATGATCCTGGCGCGTTCGCTCGATGGCGTGATCTCGGGCGAGCATGGCATCGGCATCACCAAGCTGGAGTTTCTGACCCACGACGAGATCAAGGATTTCCGCGCCTACAAGATGCGCGTCGATCCGGAAGGGCGCTTCAACAAGGGCAAGATGATGGACCTGCCCGGCATCGACGCCGACTTGCGCAATGCCTACACGCCGTCGTTCGGGCTGATGGGTCACGAGTCGCTGATCATGCAGCAAAGCGATATCGGCGCGATCTCGACCAGCATCAAGGATTGCCTGCGTTGCGGCAAATGCAAACCGGTCTGCGCCACGCATGTGCCGCGCGCCAACCTGCTGTACTCGCCACGCAATAAAATCCTCGCCACCTCGCTGCTGGTCGAAGCCTTCCTGTACGAAGAACAGACCCGGCGCGGCATCTCGATCAAGCACTGGGAAGAGTTCGAAGACGTCGCCGACCATTGCACGGTCTGCCATAAATGCCTGACGCCGTGCCCGGTCGACATCGACTTCGGCGAAGTGTCGATGAACATGCGCAACCTGCTGCGCAAGATGAACAAGAAGTCCTTCAACGCGGGTACGACCGCATCGATGTTCTTCCTCAACGCGACCGATCCGGCGACCATCAACGCGACCCGCCAGGTCATGATCGGCTGGGGTTATAAGGCCCAGCGGCTCGGTAACAACATCCTGCAAAAGTTCGCGAAAAAGCAGACCAAGGCACCGCCATCGACGCACGGCAAGGCGCCGATCCGCGAGCAGGTGATCCACTTCATCAACAAGAAGATGCCGGGCAATCTGCCGAAAAAAACCGCGCGCGCCTTGCTCGATATCGAAGACGACAAGATCGTCCCGGTGATCCGCGATCCGAAGAACACGACCGCCGATACTGAAGCGGTGTTCTACTTCCCGGGTTGCGGTTCGGAGCGGCTGTTCTCGCAAGTCGGGCTGGCCACGCAAGCCATGCTGTGGCACGCTGGCGTGCAAACCGTGCTGCCGCCGGGTTATTTGTGCTGCGGCTATCCGCAACGCGGTTCGGGTGATTTTGATAAGGCCGAAAAAATCATCACTGATAACCGGGTGCTGTTCCACCGGATGGCTAACACGCTCAATTACCTCGACATCAAGACCGTCGTGGTGTCGTGCGGCACTTGCTACGACCAGCTGCAGGGTTACGAATTCGAGAAGATTTTCCCTGGCTGCCGCATCATCGACATCCATGAATTCCTGCTCGAAAAGAACGTCAAGCTCGAAGGCGTCACCGGTACGCGCTACATGTATCACGACCCGTGCCATAGCCCGATGAAGTTGCAGGACCCGCTGAAAACCGTCAACAGCCTGATCACGACGATTGACGACCAGAAGATCGAAAAGAATGATCGCTGCTGCGGCGAGTCCGGTACGCTTGCCGTGGCGCGGCCGGACATCTCGACCCAGATCCGCTTCCGCAAGGAAGAAGAAATGGTCAAGGGCGTCGACAAGGTCCGCGCCGATGGCTTCACCGGCGAGGTCAAGATACTGACCAGTTGCCCGTCCTGCCTGCAAGGTCTGTCGCGCTACGATGAAGACTCGGGCACTGATGCCGATTACATCGTGGTCGAAATGGCGCGCCACATCCTCGGCCCGAACTGGATGCCCGAATACGTCGCGCGTGCCAATGCCGGCGGCATCGAGCGGATTCTGGTGTAG
- the queF gene encoding NADPH-dependent 7-cyano-7-deazaguanine reductase QueF (Catalyzes the NADPH-dependent reduction of 7-cyano-7-deazaguanine (preQ0) to 7-aminomethyl-7-deazaguanine (preQ1) in queuosine biosynthesis), translated as MTTTITAPRAAEASPLGKPASYQSHYDASLLFAIARQDKRSELGLGAGRTLPFFGIDIWNAYEVSWLNLRGKPQIAMATITVPADSPNIIESKSFKLYLNSFNQTRLADTDALLALLRTDLSNGFGAPVQIALTLPDQFGALRFGELDGLLLDRLDIEVDSYAPDAALLHAAQHEPAVEQTLVSHLLKSNCLVTGQPDWGSVQIHYVGAAIDQESLLRYLIGFREHHEFHEQCVERIFTDILTHCRPHKLAVYARYTRRGGLDINPWRSNFSTGKMPPNQRNARQ; from the coding sequence ATGACCACGACCATCACCGCGCCGCGCGCGGCAGAAGCTTCGCCACTCGGCAAGCCGGCCAGCTACCAGTCACACTACGACGCCTCGCTGCTGTTTGCGATCGCACGCCAGGACAAGCGCAGCGAACTCGGCCTGGGTGCCGGCCGCACGCTGCCATTTTTTGGCATCGATATCTGGAATGCCTACGAAGTGTCCTGGCTGAATTTGCGCGGCAAACCGCAGATCGCGATGGCCACGATTACGGTGCCGGCCGACTCGCCCAACATCATCGAATCCAAATCCTTCAAGCTGTACCTGAACAGTTTTAACCAGACCCGCCTGGCCGATACCGATGCGTTGCTTGCCCTGTTGCGCACCGATCTGTCCAACGGCTTCGGTGCGCCAGTGCAGATTGCGCTGACGTTGCCGGATCAGTTCGGCGCCTTGCGCTTCGGCGAACTCGATGGCTTGCTGCTTGACCGGCTCGATATCGAAGTCGATAGCTACGCGCCGGATGCGGCGCTCTTGCATGCGGCACAGCACGAACCGGCTGTCGAGCAGACGCTGGTGTCGCATTTGCTGAAATCGAATTGCCTGGTCACCGGCCAGCCCGACTGGGGCAGCGTGCAAATCCACTATGTCGGTGCCGCAATCGATCAGGAAAGCCTGCTGCGCTACCTGATCGGCTTTCGCGAACACCATGAATTCCACGAGCAATGCGTCGAACGGATTTTCACGGATATCCTGACGCATTGCCGGCCGCACAAACTGGCGGTGTATGCGCGCTACACCCGACGCGGCGGGCTGGACATCAACCCATGGCGCAGCAATTTCAGCACCGGAAAAATGCCGCCGAACCAACGCAACGCCCGGCAATAA
- a CDS encoding HIT family protein: MTMPVSGCELCDADGGEVIVRTGQCRIVLVDDARYPGFCRVIWTAHAAELTDLSPVDRSGLMMTVCKVETVLREVMTPHKINLAALGNMVPHLHWHVIPRYRDDAHFPAPVWAEAARVPAPTSLAARLALLPALRLALQRAFSA, encoded by the coding sequence ATGACGATGCCGGTGTCAGGCTGCGAATTGTGCGACGCCGATGGCGGCGAGGTCATCGTGCGCACCGGACAGTGCCGCATCGTGCTGGTCGACGATGCGCGCTATCCGGGTTTCTGCCGCGTGATCTGGACCGCGCATGCAGCCGAGCTGACCGACCTGAGTCCGGTTGATCGCAGTGGGCTGATGATGACCGTCTGCAAGGTCGAAACGGTGCTGCGTGAAGTCATGACGCCGCACAAGATCAACCTTGCTGCGCTCGGCAACATGGTGCCGCACTTGCACTGGCACGTGATACCGCGCTACCGCGATGATGCGCATTTCCCGGCGCCGGTCTGGGCCGAAGCAGCACGGGTGCCGGCACCGACCTCGCTAGCCGCACGGTTGGCCTTGTTGCCAGCCTTGCGACTGGCATTGCAGCGCGCCTTCAGCGCGTGA
- a CDS encoding PTS sugar transporter subunit IIA: MTNLAKILTPDNVVLGLEVSSKKRAFEQAGLIFENNCGIARSSVSENLFARERLGSTGLGHGVAVPHGRIKGLKAPLAAFVRLSEAIPFESPDGLPVSLLVFLLIPDHVTQQHLEILSEIAEMFSDDAFRSLLATDPDPISVHTRLIAWQGSMHDLG, translated from the coding sequence ATGACGAACCTTGCCAAAATCCTTACACCCGACAATGTTGTACTCGGGCTTGAAGTCTCCAGCAAAAAACGGGCATTCGAGCAGGCCGGCCTGATTTTTGAAAACAACTGCGGCATCGCCCGCTCCAGCGTGTCCGAAAATCTGTTCGCGCGCGAACGCCTCGGATCGACCGGACTGGGTCACGGCGTGGCCGTACCGCATGGCCGGATCAAGGGATTGAAAGCGCCACTGGCTGCCTTCGTGCGCCTGAGCGAAGCCATCCCGTTCGAGTCGCCCGACGGCTTGCCGGTCAGCTTGCTGGTATTCCTGCTGATCCCGGATCACGTCACGCAGCAGCATCTCGAAATCCTGTCCGAAATCGCCGAGATGTTTTCGGACGATGCCTTCCGCAGCCTGCTGGCCACCGACCCTGACCCGATTTCCGTTCACACCCGCCTGATTGCATGGCAAGGCAGCATGCACGACCTGGGCTAA
- the ilvA gene encoding threonine ammonia-lyase, biosynthetic has product MPAGSATQHSDIAPMTIDYLQKILNARVYDVAVETPLELAPTLSQRIGNRIYFKREDMQSVFSFKLRGAYNKMAHLPPAQLKRGVICASAGNHAQGVALSATRLGCHAVIVMPTTTPQVKIDAVKARGGEVVLFGESFSDAYDHALKLEKKLKLTFVHPFDDPDVIAGQGTIGMEILRQHSGPIHAIFVAIGGGGLIAGVAAYVKAVRPDIKIIGVQTTDSDAMARSIAAGKRVTLPDVGLFSDGTAVKLVGAETFRIAQLLVDEIILVDTDAVCAAIKDVFQDTRSILEPAGALAVAGAKAYVERSLKTRKPVRDETLITIACGANMNFDRLRFVAERADVGESREAVFAVTIPEERGSFRRFCELVGPRNVTEFNYRISDAAAAHVFVGIQIANRDESAKIAKQFDKHGFTTLDLSQDELAKSHIRHLVGGKSALAQDELLYRFEFPERPGALMRFLDSMAPNWNISLFHYRNQGGDVGRILVGLQVPKKEMKALRDFLATLGYGFHDETANPVYKLFLG; this is encoded by the coding sequence ATCCCGGCCGGCTCCGCCACGCAGCACTCCGACATCGCACCCATGACCATCGACTATCTGCAAAAAATCCTGAACGCCCGCGTCTACGACGTCGCCGTTGAAACTCCGCTGGAATTGGCGCCGACGCTGTCGCAGCGCATTGGCAACCGGATTTATTTCAAGCGCGAAGACATGCAGAGCGTGTTCAGCTTCAAGCTGCGCGGTGCCTACAACAAGATGGCGCACTTGCCGCCGGCCCAACTGAAGCGCGGTGTCATTTGCGCATCCGCCGGCAATCATGCCCAGGGCGTGGCCTTGAGCGCGACCCGCCTCGGTTGCCATGCAGTGATCGTGATGCCGACGACCACACCGCAAGTCAAGATCGATGCAGTCAAGGCACGTGGCGGTGAAGTCGTGCTGTTCGGTGAGTCGTTCAGCGACGCCTATGACCACGCACTCAAGCTCGAAAAGAAACTCAAGCTGACCTTTGTGCATCCGTTCGATGATCCCGATGTCATTGCCGGCCAGGGCACCATCGGCATGGAAATCCTGCGCCAGCACTCCGGTCCCATCCATGCGATCTTTGTCGCCATCGGCGGCGGCGGCCTGATCGCCGGCGTTGCCGCTTACGTCAAAGCCGTGCGGCCCGACATCAAGATCATCGGTGTGCAGACCACCGACTCCGATGCAATGGCACGCAGCATCGCCGCCGGCAAGCGCGTGACGCTGCCTGATGTCGGGCTGTTTTCGGATGGCACGGCGGTCAAGCTGGTCGGCGCGGAAACCTTTCGCATCGCGCAGTTGCTGGTCGATGAGATCATCCTGGTCGATACCGACGCGGTCTGTGCGGCGATCAAGGATGTGTTCCAGGACACCCGCAGCATTCTCGAACCGGCAGGTGCACTGGCCGTGGCGGGGGCCAAGGCTTACGTCGAACGCTCACTGAAAACCAGGAAGCCGGTCAGGGACGAGACCCTGATCACGATCGCCTGCGGTGCCAACATGAACTTCGATCGCCTGCGTTTTGTCGCCGAGCGCGCCGACGTCGGCGAATCGCGCGAGGCAGTCTTCGCGGTCACCATCCCTGAGGAGCGCGGCAGCTTCCGTCGCTTTTGTGAATTGGTCGGACCGCGCAACGTCACCGAGTTCAATTACCGCATCAGCGATGCCGCCGCGGCGCATGTCTTTGTCGGCATCCAGATTGCCAACCGCGACGAGTCCGCCAAGATTGCCAAACAGTTCGACAAGCATGGATTCACCACCCTTGACCTCAGCCAGGATGAACTGGCCAAGTCGCATATCCGCCATCTGGTCGGCGGTAAAAGCGCGCTGGCGCAGGACGAATTGCTGTACCGCTTCGAGTTTCCCGAACGGCCCGGTGCGCTGATGCGCTTCCTCGACAGCATGGCGCCGAACTGGAATATCAGCCTGTTCCACTACCGCAATCAGGGCGGCGATGTCGGCCGCATCCTGGTCGGTTTGCAGGTGCCGAAAAAAGAAATGAAAGCCCTCCGCGACTTCCTCGCCACCCTGGGTTACGGCTTCCACGATGAAACCGCCAACCCGGTCTACAAGCTGTTTTTGGGATAA
- the hprK gene encoding HPr(Ser) kinase/phosphatase gives MPTTTLLTIQQIYDENRELLELGWFAGFAGGERLISGDAASAADQVGHLNLIHPGRIQIFGHQETEYYQRLSPESRRYQTSELVAGEPPAFIIAQGLNAPPEIMEVCDERSIPLFSTPLAAAQVIDYLRVYLSKKLAQHITMHGVFMDVLGVGVLITGESGLGKSELGLELISRSHGLVADDAVEFARIAPNMIEGRCPTLLQNLLEVRGLGLLDIKTIFGETAVRRKMRLKLIVHLVRRSTLEENYERLPLNAQHEEVLGLPIRKVVIPVEAGRNLAVLLEAAVRNTILQLRGIDTLREFMVRQQRAMDGDND, from the coding sequence ATGCCGACCACTACCTTGCTGACGATTCAGCAGATTTACGATGAAAACCGCGAATTGCTGGAGCTTGGCTGGTTTGCGGGTTTTGCCGGTGGCGAGCGGCTCATTTCGGGAGATGCCGCCTCCGCTGCCGACCAGGTCGGTCATCTGAACCTGATCCACCCCGGCCGTATCCAGATCTTCGGGCACCAGGAAACAGAGTATTACCAGCGCCTGTCGCCCGAATCGCGGCGCTACCAGACCTCGGAGCTGGTCGCCGGTGAACCGCCGGCTTTCATCATCGCGCAAGGACTCAACGCGCCCCCTGAAATCATGGAAGTCTGCGACGAGCGCAGCATCCCGTTATTCTCGACACCGCTGGCAGCAGCGCAAGTCATCGACTACCTGCGCGTCTATCTATCCAAAAAGCTGGCACAGCACATCACGATGCATGGCGTGTTCATGGACGTGCTGGGCGTCGGGGTGCTCATTACCGGTGAATCCGGCCTCGGCAAAAGCGAACTGGGACTGGAACTGATTTCACGCAGCCACGGACTGGTGGCGGATGACGCGGTCGAGTTTGCCCGCATCGCGCCGAACATGATCGAAGGCCGCTGCCCTACCCTGCTACAAAATCTGCTGGAAGTGCGCGGCCTCGGCCTGCTCGACATCAAGACCATTTTTGGCGAAACCGCCGTGCGCCGCAAGATGCGCCTGAAACTCATCGTGCACCTGGTCCGGCGCAGCACGCTGGAAGAGAACTACGAGCGACTGCCGTTGAACGCCCAGCACGAAGAAGTACTCGGACTGCCTATCCGTAAGGTAGTCATTCCAGTCGAGGCGGGTCGCAATCTGGCCGTATTGCTGGAAGCTGCGGTACGCAATACCATCCTGCAATTGCGCGGAATCGATACCCTCCGGGAATTCATGGTGCGGCAACAGCGGGCGATGGATGGCGACAACGACTGA